ACATTATTCGCAAATTCAAAGAAGAAATGCCTGAAGTCAAGGTGTATGCGGCCATCGACCAATATCGAACGAGTATGCGCAAAGAAGCGATGTATATTCAGCGTAAGCTGTATGCAGGTGCAGACGGATTTTTTACGCAGCCGTTCTATGATGTTCGCTTCATGGAAATGTACGCAGAGATCCTTGCGGGACATGATGTGTACTGGGGCGTAGCTCCTGTCATGTCAACGCGGTCGGTGTTTTATTGGGAAACGAAAAATAATGTCGTATTCCCGAAAAATTTCGAGCCGACACTTGAATGGAATACGCGTTTTGCTCGTGAAGCACTTGAGGCGGTCGATAAGCTCGGATCGAATATCTATTTTATGCCGATCCAGATGAATCTTGAACGGTATTTCTCCGAAATTTTTAAGTAACATCAATAAGCCTGCCTGTCGTCGGCAGGCTTATTTTTATCAAATCATTAGAGAAAGGTGGTGGATTTTATGAAGATTCGTAAGATCGTTGAAGCATTTGAACCGATGTGTCCGCAAGAAGTGGCCGATCGTGCGCTGGCACTCAAAATGATAGAAGAATATCCGAGCAATGTGCTGACGCGTGACAATCTGTTTGCGCATTTTACCAGTTCGGGCTTTGTTGTAAACGAAACGCTCGACAAGGTGCTCATGGTACATCATCTCATCTATCGGACGTGGGCATGGACTGGCGGTCATGCCGATGGGGAAGCCGACCTCCTGGCGGTCGCGATCCGCGAAGCGGAAGAAGAAACAGGTATCGGAAATCTCAAA
The window above is part of the Selenomonadales bacterium genome. Proteins encoded here:
- a CDS encoding methylenetetrahydrofolate reductase; this translates as MKIAVELVPRTVDAVRDDLKIVEACCPQLDIINVPDLVRYETRSWQACATVQSPFLRTIPHVRAIDIDLYQPLPMADYLRKHQIKEVLVVGGDIPQDMGHRIYPSTSTDIIRKFKEEMPEVKVYAAIDQYRTSMRKEAMYIQRKLYAGADGFFTQPFYDVRFMEMYAEILAGHDVYWGVAPVMSTRSVFYWETKNNVVFPKNFEPTLEWNTRFAREALEAVDKLGSNIYFMPIQMNLERYFSEIFK
- a CDS encoding NUDIX hydrolase — encoded protein: MKIRKIVEAFEPMCPQEVADRALALKMIEEYPSNVLTRDNLFAHFTSSGFVVNETLDKVLMVHHLIYRTWAWTGGHADGEADLLAVAIREAEEETGIGNLKPLTGRMDSFDVLPVYGHEKKGAYVGTHLHLSAAYILVASEEDAIRIKEDENDGVRWIPRDEMDKYSNEPYLIRIYEKLWQRADMYDKRTKR